From Triticum urartu cultivar G1812 chromosome 2, Tu2.1, whole genome shotgun sequence, a single genomic window includes:
- the LOC125537542 gene encoding protein CANDIDATE G-PROTEIN COUPLED RECEPTOR 7, which produces MAAAAAPLAAALLAVLLALAAPAAAEIRATAIRADPRTIIPLDEFGFSNQGVLELNVTGIAFDPPASPDLDLSQFGFFLSTLDAWVHVLRQLQDLEVTCALQSDLVRLAYSFDRLRPPANPAGVPVARSSSFTHAFHVTEPGQYTLVFANCLAGAGGDLRVSMDVSSAMYNVDPVTGQRAYLSVGSSALPSIYFLFCVVYAALAAAWVSILLRKRTAVFRIHYFMLAVLVLKGFNLLAEAEDKSYIERTGTAHGWDVLFYIFSFLKGISLFTLIVLIGTGWSFLKPYLADREKKVLMVVIPLQVVANIAQVVIDESGPYARDWVTWRQIFLLVDVVCCCAILFPIVWSIKNLREAARSDGKAAVNLMKLTLFRQYYVVVICYIYFTRVVVYALVTITSYRYLWTSVVAGEIATLAFYVFTGYRFRPEVHNPYFAIDDDEEEAAAEALKLDDEFEL; this is translated from the coding sequence atggccgccgccgccgcgccgctcgccgcggCTCTCCTGGCCGTCCTGCTGGCGCTCGCGGCCCCTGCGGCGGCCGAGATCCGGGCGACGGCGATCCGGGCCGACCCGCGCACCATCATCCCGCTCGACGAGTTCGGCTTCTCCAACCAGGGCGTGCTGGAGCTCAACGTGACCGGCATCGCCTTCGACCCGCCGGCCTCCCCGGACCTCGACCTCTCCCAGTTCGGCTTCTTCCTCTCCACCCTCGACGCCTGGGTGCACGTCCTCCGCCAGCTCCAGGACCTGGAGGTCACCTGCGCGCTCCAGTCCGACCTCGTCAGGCTCGCCTACTCCTTCGACCGCCTCCGCCCGCCCGCCAACCCCGCCGGCGTCCCGGTCGCCCGCTCCTCCTCCTTCACCCACGCCTTCCACGTCACCGAGCCCGGCCAGTACACGCTCGTCTTTGCCAACTGCCTCGCCGGCGCCGGCGGCGACCTCCGGGTCTCCATGGACGTCAGCTCCGCCATGTACAACGTCGACCCCGTCACCGGCCAGCGCGCCTACCTCTCCGTCGGCTCCTCCGCGCTGCCCTCCATCTACTTCCTCTTCTGCGTCGTCTACGCCGCGCTCGCCGCCGCCTGGGTCTCCATCCTGCTGCGCAAGCGCACCGCCGTCTTCCGGATCCACTACTTCATGCTCGCCGTGCTCGTGCTCAAGGGCTTCAACCTCCTCGCCGAGGCCGAGGACAAGTCCTACATCGAGCGCACCGGCACCGCCCACGGCTGGGATGTGCTCTTCTACATCTTCAGCTTCCTCAAGGGGATCTCGCTCTTCACGCTCATTGTGCTCATCGGCACTGGCTGGTCCTTCCTCAAGCCCTACCTGGCGGACCGTGAGAAGAAGGTGCTCATGGTCGTCATCCCCCTGCAGGTAGTGGCCAACATTGCGCAAGTGGTCATCGATGAATCTGGGCCGTATGCCCGAGACTGGGTCACCTGGAGGCAGATATTCCTGCTGGTGGATGTGGTCTGCTGCTGTGCCATTCTCTTCCCGATTGTGTGGTCAATCAAGAACCTCCGGGAGGCTGCCCGCTCCGATGGGAAAGCAGCAGTGAACCTGATGAAGCTCACCCTTTTCCGCCAGTACTACGTGGTTGTCATCTGCTACATTTACTTCACACGTGTTGTGGTGTACGCGTTGGTGACCATCACCTCGTACCGGTATCTCTGGACAAGCGTTGTGGCTGGAGAGATTGCCACCCTTGCATTCTATGTATTCACTGGGTACAGGTTCCGGCCTGAGGTGCATAACCCATACTTTGCCAttgatgatgatgaggaagagGCAGCAGCTGAAGCACTCAAGTTGGATGATGAATTTGAGCTATGA